Below is a window of Hydrogenimonas sp. SS33 DNA.
ATCTTCCTCCACTGCCTCCCCGCCTACCGGGGGATGGAGGTGACCGAAGAGGTGCTGGAAGGGCCCCAGAGCGTCGTCTTCGACGAAGCGGAGAACCGGCTGCACGCCCAGAAGGGGGTGATGGTATGGCTCGACGGCAAGAGGAACGAAGCATGATGGAGGCCGATATGAAGAGTCTGAAAAATCTACCGGCAGAGCAGCAGCTCAAAGAGATCGACCTGGTGGCGACCCGGCTGGGGATGCCCAAACCCACCGAAAGGCCGGTTCTGGAGATCAAGCCGGGCGAAAAGGAGAATCAGAAGATTCTCGAACTCAAACGGGGCGACTGGAAAGACGAGCAGCCCTGGTTCGTCATCGACGAGGAGGGGAGGCTGCTGGTCCTCTCTTCGGCTGAGGCGATGATGGGGATTATGAACTCGCTCCAGCACATGGGGCAGGAGGTCTTCAAGGCACGCCTGGAGAAGGCGATCGCCAAGGAGCTGCCCATCGATTTCCACGATGTCTGGACCGTGGCGATGCATGAGCTGCAGCAGCGC
It encodes the following:
- a CDS encoding DUF2603 domain-containing protein, coding for MARRQEERSMMEADMKSLKNLPAEQQLKEIDLVATRLGMPKPTERPVLEIKPGEKENQKILELKRGDWKDEQPWFVIDEEGRLLVLSSAEAMMGIMNSLQHMGQEVFKARLEKAIAKELPIDFHDVWTVAMHELQQRLKESGQEASSVNLENLVKSIKRKHPNLFYSLKDLEIDEQDMKEAGF